The DNA region TGGCCGGACGTGGTGGAGTAGACGTTTTCGGTCCAGTAGGTGTAGTAGCCGGTCTGGCTGTACCAGCGGCCGCCGATTCCCATCATCCCGGGAGAAGCGGAGTAAACCCAGACCGCGAAGGTGTAGGTCTCGCCCGGCTCGATCGGGCCGATCCAGCTCTGGTAGACTCCACGCCCGAAGGTACCGGGTGTGGTGTAGTTGTCGAAACTGGCGGAGTAGTTGCCGGAATGAACGATCCCGCTCTCGCGGCCGACATCCACTCCCCACTCCACCGTCCACTCATCGGGGTAGTAGGTCCCATAGGTGTCCTGGGTCCAGGATTCGAAATCTCCGTTATCGAGAAGGTTGCCCCCCACGGGCGTGGGCTGCACCGGGGTGGTGAGGGGGGACGGGCTCGGAGTCGCGGTCGGAGGGACCGAGGGAGTCGCGGACGGGGTCTTGTAGCCCTCGGGGGTGGGGGAAGGAGTGGGGGTGGCGTCGAGGGAGGCGCGGTTGAAGTAGATGTTGTTCCCGCCGTCGCCGGCGCGGTACTCGCGCCAAACCACGTAGAAGTACCCGGCCCCGGCGTCGAGGGAGATGGACTCGTTGCGCTGGTCGCCGTCGGGGGTGGTGCCTTTCCCGTCCACGCGGAGGTCGGCGGACCAGCTGGACCCGGAATCGGCGCTGTAGCGGCAGACCAGGGTGTCGATGATCTCCGTGCCCTCGGTATAGTTGGCGGTGTCCTCGTAGACGCTGAAAAGGCTGCCGGTGGTGTCGACCAGCATCTTGGGATAGCCGCAGGAGTAGGTGACCAGGGTCTGGACCGACCAGGTTTCCCCGACGTCGTCCGACTTGGCGAAGCGCAGGCGGTTGTCCTCGGCCCAGAGGGCGTAGACGTTGCCGCCGTCGTCGTCGCCGACCTGGTAGGTGGCCTTGTCCACGTAACCGCCTCCGGAGAGCATGGTGTCGGAGTAGGGGAATGTCTCCCCGCCGTCGTCGCTGCGGGTGGTGTAGATCCCGTATTCGCGGCCGCCCTGGTCGGTGTTGGCCCACCAGAAAGCGTAGGCGTTGGCGTCGTCGGCGATCACCTTCTGCCGCTGGGCGATGGTGACCACGGTGGCGGGTTCGCTCCAGGTCACCGACCCGGCGTTATAGTTGCCCTTGATCACGACGAAGGTGGCAGGAGGCTGAAAATTTTTATCGCCGTACCAGTAGATGGGGTCGTCGTTGGCGTCGACGGTGACGCCCGGGTACTCTTTGAAGTTGGTGGTCATGGTCACGAGCGGCTTCCAGGTCAGGCCGTCGTCGTCGGAAAAGCGGAAGACCATGTCATAAAAGTTCTGAAAGGCGGCATAGACCTCGCCGGTGGGCGAGGCGGCCAGGGAGAGGCTGTAGGAATCGTTGGCGGCGGCACTGCCGTTGTCGAGGTAGGTGAGGGCGCTGAAGGTGCCGGTCATGGGGTCGAGGCGCTGAAAAGCGATATCGCCGCGGCGCCCCTCGGCCCAGTGGTCCTCGGCCCAGCCGAAGTAGGCGTAAGTTCCGTCGGTGACCAGTTTCAGCTCGTCTGAGGTGACGGAGCTGAGCTTGACGTCCGTCCCCAGCCAGCTGGCCCCGTTGTCGGTGGAGTAGTTGCAGTAGACGGAATCGTACCCGTCCCGGTAGTCGATCCAGGCGGCCACGACCGCGTCGGTGGCCAGGGAGACCAGGCCGAATTCGCTGGATGCGACCGTCCCCCCGTTGGAGTTGACGCGCAGGTCCGAGGACTCGAAGCTGATCGACCACCCGGCCCCGCACCAGACCGCCGCGGCCACCGCGGCCAGCAAGATCGCTGCTGAACGTCTCATGGTTCCTCCCCATGGGTTAGGAGTTAACAACATTCCAAAACAATATAGAATATCACCGGGCCCGGGCAAAGCCAAGGAAAAGCTCCCGAAAAGAATTAAACACGGAATGGCCGGGGCCCCGAAGGGGTAGCGCCCCCCTCCGGGGCCCCGAAAACGCCGGATTCAGGCCGGAAATCAGCGGGTTTCCAGCCCCTTGAGGCGGAACCCGAGGAACAGCATCGAGATCCCGGCCAGCAGCGCCAGAATCCCGAACAGCCAGGCCAGGGCCACCACCCCGGAAAGGGGATGGAAGATGACGATCAGGGCGAAGAAGAGAAAAACGACCCCGGTGAACCCCATGACCCCCCGGCCGTCCATGCCCGGCGGCATGTTGAAGGCGTTGGAGAGCTGGGTCACTCCCGCCACCAGCATCCAGACGACCAGGAGAATGGCGATCCCCACCACGGCCGCTCCCGGCCAGAAGAGGGCGACGATCCCGATGAGAATGTCCGCTATCCCCTGAACCGCGGCCCCGCCCCG from bacterium includes:
- a CDS encoding carbohydrate binding domain-containing protein, whose product is MRRSAAILLAAVAAAVWCGAGWSISFESSDLRVNSNGGTVASSEFGLVSLATDAVVAAWIDYRDGYDSVYCNYSTDNGASWLGTDVKLSSVTSDELKLVTDGTYAYFGWAEDHWAEGRRGDIAFQRLDPMTGTFSALTYLDNGSAAANDSYSLSLAASPTGEVYAAFQNFYDMVFRFSDDDGLTWKPLVTMTTNFKEYPGVTVDANDDPIYWYGDKNFQPPATFVVIKGNYNAGSVTWSEPATVVTIAQRQKVIADDANAYAFWWANTDQGGREYGIYTTRSDDGGETFPYSDTMLSGGGYVDKATYQVGDDDGGNVYALWAEDNRLRFAKSDDVGETWSVQTLVTYSCGYPKMLVDTTGSLFSVYEDTANYTEGTEIIDTLVCRYSADSGSSWSADLRVDGKGTTPDGDQRNESISLDAGAGYFYVVWREYRAGDGGNNIYFNRASLDATPTPSPTPEGYKTPSATPSVPPTATPSPSPLTTPVQPTPVGGNLLDNGDFESWTQDTYGTYYPDEWTVEWGVDVGRESGIVHSGNYSASFDNYTTPGTFGRGVYQSWIGPIEPGETYTFAVWVYSASPGMMGIGGRWYSQTGYYTYWTENVYSTTSGQWELIQVTQTAIAGTANARVDIEAKNPSLALAGYADDAVFYKGSAMTTPTPVPTPVTGGGAVIGDYTGDGTADIAVYRPSNGLWLIRQSTRSYYGSSTDLPVPQDYDGDGAWDVAIFRPSQGKWLVRNGLTAYFGAATDTVVPGDYNGDGTADIAIFRPSQGKWMVRNGQTAYFGSSSDEVVPEDYNGDGTADIAVFRPSQGKWLVRNGLTAYFGAATDTVVPGDYNGDGTADIAVFRSSQGKWLVRNGLTAYFGAATDIPVGADYNGDGTADIAVFRPSQGKWMVRNGLTAYYGASTDDQVTNPYPY
- a CDS encoding DUF308 domain-containing protein, which translates into the protein MSALSMADTPVRFTVGELARNWWVLVLRGILAVILGIFALVWPGATLWVLVIIFGAFVLAEGLALLISLRHLPAAARGGAAVQGIADILIGIVALFWPGAAVVGIAILLVVWMLVAGVTQLSNAFNMPPGMDGRGVMGFTGVVFLFFALIVIFHPLSGVVALAWLFGILALLAGISMLFLGFRLKGLETR